Below is a genomic region from Medicago truncatula cultivar Jemalong A17 chromosome 3, MtrunA17r5.0-ANR, whole genome shotgun sequence.
ATTCCTTGAAGTGTGGAGGACTTATAACAAGATCACCTTTTCAAGAGAAATCTTTGTACTATCTAGAAAAcatgtttaagatgatttatTTTCCCGCATTCTAGTATACTATTATTTCATGTATTCGACTTTCAAGGGGATTTATTGGATTTTATGGTAATGTGTCTGATCCTTCTATATTTAATTCGGAGAGCATGGTTTGATGCGGATTAGAATCTCACATTCAACTATTTGGTTACAAAATATTCGGTTACATGTTATATCAATCTACAAGTTTAGTTGACTTAACTCTTTATTTTAGATTTATCAATCAAATGAGAAAAATACTTGTTGTATAACTATTAGCTAGTGTTATTTGAAGTTTACATTTAGTTATTTGAAGTTTACTTTTCTAATCACACTTGTCAGTATCGTTCTTACGAAGACACTGACGTGGGTCAGATACTTTGACGCACCTTAAAAATATAGTTGGTTTTTGGTAAATCTGGATACTAAACTCACTGCATATGCTATATCAGGACAAGTACTGACCATAGCACACATAAGAGATGCTAAAACACTTGTATATGCAATGCCTTCCATATAATAtaattcttcaattttcttGGAGGCTTCTTCCAAAACCTCACTAGCAACTACAAGAGAATGTGCATATATTCTTAGACTACAAATGTGTGAATCTCATATCTCAAGCATTCATAAAGTCGAAGGGTAATAAACTTTACACACAGATGAaaagtaataatttaataaactCATTCAGAGAGAAAATCATAATACAATAATTGCCATTTATTTCTCTTCTCATCTCTAATAGAAGAGAAATTAGCTAATCGCGATGTTTTACAGAACATAAATGAGCATTGTAAAAATTACACGTAAAAATCTGTGGTGAGATGTTCCAACTTTAGTCTCCTGGATTAAATATGTGCTTCATAACTCCAAAATCAAACCAAgtttttctctcaatttcatTGGAAAATGTCAGAACCCCTtgaaaaatctgaaattttagCTTAAATAGGATGTTTCCATTAAAAATTATAGTAAACTACATTGAAATCTAATCTTCAAATGCTTGTGGGGAGAACTAAGTTTGCTTCTGCACAATTTTTCGAATACATGCTACCTAAAGCATAGTAATGCTAATCAAAGTGTGAAAAGAATATGTTAAAGAGTATGTTTCTAGCATTATTGATCATTTCACTATCCGAATAAGTCATTGTACATAACAGTGTGATTCCAATATAAAGCATTACATTTTCCCGTCAACCAGATCACAAATGCAATGCCTCAAATTGCATATGtatgtttttgttataatgCATCGATACTTTGAGGACTCTCTTGATTCcaatatatttagaaaaaactTGCGTATCCCTCACTGTGTTTTTTCTGCAACCTTGCATTTTCTTGGGTTCACCAATGCAGTAGGTCGTCAAACAGTAGCCCTGGTTTCAATTGAAAAAACACACTGTTAAGTCCAACAACTTGTATCATATTTCCAACAAATTCAGATTATGAGCCTTACTAGAACTCAAACAAGCtggtaatttttatttaccAGACAAgtaaatcatcaagaacaaagAAAGCTAATCATTCAGCAACATCTTCAACAATTTAAAGACTATATCTCACACACCAAACAGAAAATCAAAGCAGATACCAATAACAAGAACATGGGAAAAAAATGCAAAGGAATTAGACACAAGATTAACATTCTATCAAAACATGTACAGTAAGGTAGATTTTGGCTTCTTTCAGGTCAGACAATCAAGAGGCACAAAGtgtaaaataaaaagtcaatGAAAATCTATCAACAAGAAGATTTAGAATCCAaggagaaaacaaaaatcaGAACACTAGTCATCATTTCACCGGCCAAACAGACTTTCCAACACAAGTCAAAATGAACCGAAAAAATTCATGATAGCTATTAAAAGGCATGGTTGTATTGCATATTCGGAAAATTTAAGCGCACgtgatttattttgttgttttgtgaTTCAAGACACGCACATGTTCAATGAGCCAGAAGCTTTTCAACAAGTTATGAGGTCTAAGTTTATTCAAGCTGCTCTTTCATGTGAGTCATGTTGCTTACATGAGAGCATGCATGCAAAAAAACACTCATATTTATTGAAATACATTACGGAAAAATCAATTCCAGTACAACTATACACATACTAGTATCTATGTTTCCTTAACATATTGGTATTAGTTCTTTATTCCTATATTCTTCAACGTATAACAATTATTTCTATCTTCCTTTCCTCTCACCAACCTTCAACGTATAAGAATTATCTATATCTTCCTAAGAACTTTTTCTCTGACAAAGTACGGTGATTCGAGCAGACGGTGATTCAAGTTCTCCTATTCTATGGCTCACCATATAAGACTTTTCTAGACGGATCTTATTATATCCTATGAAGCCAAATTCaatttacacaaacaaacagaaaaatcatcaatATGTATGTTGGTATTAATTACATCAGAACTAAGTAATATGAAAAAAGTGATTTACAACATGGTGCATGTGTGTTTATTTTACCTCTCTAACTTGTGGAATGGTAAGAATGAATAATTACAATTGTATAAAGAAAAGGTCCATAGagaataaaaaagattaaagcTTTCTTCAAGTTAGTACCTAAAGTTTATATAAGCAGTGAAAATCCTATGAGCTAGAAGTTAATTCAAATTAGTTGTACGTGTGATTCAAGGTGCACACAACAACATGCATACACCGTACACACACATTTGTTTCTCTAATTAAGAGTTTTGTAATTTATCCAGTAAAAGCAAGTTAATATAACCAAAGACATCATAGGAATTAGAAATAGAGAAGGAAGCAAGAGTGAAAGGACTAAACCAAACAATCTATCTTTAAAAATTTGTTGGATGCACCTTTCACCTTATAATGACTTGATGAACTCAGTTGCAAGTcaaactttttataaaatttatataaatacaACATAAAAATCTGCACTAATGTTACAATATAAAGTACCTTAAGAGCACGTAAAGTGACGGTCACTGATTCGATATTAGAAAGATCGACCAGCCACTTGAATAGAATTGATGGTTTCTCCCCTAACCCCCTTATACAACACATTAAATCAATATTTACATGTTTGATAGAAGGAGAACGGTCTTGCTCCCAAAAAGTTTTggatatattattattgatcaccAGCAAAATCAAAGGTATGAATTGTTGGAGCATATAACTCGATTCCAAAAGCAGTTCCGAAATTGGTGAATCTAGGTTTGCAATCATACATTTGTATAGTTAAATTAACAGGCTTGGTACTTGAAATACGATGGTTTTGTGCATTAGCAAGAAGTACACAGCGGTCAATGCTCAAAGTAGACAACATGTTAAATTCGGAAAAGGGGTCGACAAAACCATCATCATTGCGATAAAAGGCAAGGCTCTTTAGAGACAAAGTGGTTAATGCTGGGAAATTGAGAGAATCTGGAAATCTTTGGTTACAGCGAAAGggaaagaataaattaaaaccAGCAAGACTAAGAGACGTTAAAGTGTTTTATATAAAGAAGCATGATGGAAATTGTTTAGTAGTAGCGTAATTGATTTGAAAGTGTTGGACACTGTGTGAAAAAGCGTATTCTAGAATCTTTCCGTATAGGCTAAGCTCTATCGAAGTACTACTGTGCAAACGGAGAGCACGAATAGCGGTTGAGTCATCGCCAAGAGATAAAATCTGAGAAAGGAATTGTTGGAAACTTTGTTGGTCCTAAATTGCCGAAAATTTAATGCAAGAGTTGGAAGAGTCTTCCAGAGATTGGTCCATCTTTTGGATAAAATGCAAGTTTGGATGGCTTTTTTGACGTTTAAAAAGGAGAGCATGTGAACGGGAACATCATCGGACAAGTCACTGCTGTCTTGAATTTGGTAGTCCTTATTTTGCCTCTTATGTTGTTTTCGTGTCTCAACCAGTGTTGTCTCAGAAAGAAACGAAGAATGAAttctaaaagaaaatgaagaaggaTTTAgagaaggtaaaaaaaaaaaagactgagTGTTAAGTATTAAATACAGAGAAAACACATACACACGGAAACAAGTcaagataacaaaaaaaatgtttatcttCAAAACTGTGTGTTAAGTTTTCTTGTTTGTCCATGAAATTTAACCTAATAACAATGCTAGTATGCGACCACCTGCTTCTCGCGAGTGACATAAATACCGCCTTTAGCTCCCTTGTCTCGAAGAATCCtatatcatgattttttttttcttcagattaaCATCAGATGTGGAAGTAAGTTGCAGATCGAAAGTAATCAACAACAAATCTGTTAATCTAAAGAAGCTGAAAACTAATTGCAAACTCAATTTCTAACCCCTAGAACTTGgaacaaaaaattaagatggATTCATAACATATAAGAATAAAGCCAccgaaaaaaaatgaaatcattagtcacaatcaatatcaacatgGTGGATTAATTGAGTTAATATGATTGGATCCCTTCGTTTGGATGGATTTGGAAGTTCCCTTCCTCCCTTGGTctcttattaattaattgaatggaTATTGTTGAGGTGTTTTTCCACATTTTGTATGTCCAATCAATGTTAATTTGATGGAAGTTAAGCCATGAGCGATGAATCCATTTCACACCCCTTCACCTTTCGTAATAGTAAAACCACCCTTCATTGTCATGATGTTCTATTGCAAGTTCTTGCAAAAAATTCCAGAAAATCTAATGAAAGTATTACGGTAGAATAGTGACTTGATGGGGGAgtgaataaatgtgatttgaaaaaggttaaaattggcattttttttttaatttgtaggGGTAATGGTATAATTGTTGGAGTACAAGGTAAAATGTTCTtgaatttaaaatctcaactcAATCCACGGGTTAAAGAGACCGGCCCAGCGGGCTTGATCCATATTCTTACCCTTAGTTGCAATGTATTCTAATTGAAGAATGGTTCAAACAGTTTTCCTTCCTGCTAATGATCTAAACcctaatcatcatcatcttgcATCACGCTCAGAAAAACTTTGTGTTTCCAATCACTTTGATTCTTCTGTCCGAACCCAAAACAAAGAGAATTACAACAAACCCTAACATGAATATTGAAAACAAGGAAGATAGACTCACTGATTTACCAGATTCCATTCTCCATCACATTCTCTCCTTATTGGACACCAAAGAAGCTTTTCAAACTTGCATACTCTCCAAACGATGGAAGAATCTACCAAACCATATTCCAACTCTTAGATTAAGTTCCACGGGCTTTAACTCTTTTGACTGTTTCATCAAATTGCTGACTCAAATTTTGTCTCTTCGCGATGATTCAACTGCCCTCCACAGTCTAGATTTTTACCGCCCACAGGATTTCGTGGACCCTGAAATACTCGAAAGCATGGTAAATTACGCCATTTCACATAATGTCCAGCTATTACGAATCTCTGTCAGTTGTGATATTCAACAACTTCAGTCTAGCTTATTTTCATCTCAAACCTTAACGTCTCTTGACCTTTCCATTCACTATTATATCCATCATTGGAAAATATTATTTCCGAGTTCTCTGAATTTGCCAGCATTAACCACCTTGACTCTAACAGGCTTCTACTTTCGCTCTGACAATAATGGCTGCGCTGAACCCTTCTCGTCCTTGAACAAACTGAATACTTTGATCATTAGAAATTTGAGATTTCTGAAAGGACAAAGTCTTTGTATATCAAGTACAACGCTTGTCAACTTAACTATATATGGATATTATCTTTATAACAAGTACAAAAGCAAAATCATGTTATCTGCTCCGTATCTTTCTACATTTGCTTTTACTGGCACTCCGAATCAAACACTATGTGTGAGCCATCCTTGTTCTATTACACACTTATACATTGATGTAGAAGACATCAGCTGGGTCGAAGAGGATTCTGCAACCCTACTCAGCTGGCTGCTTGAGCTTGCTAATATCAAATCATTAACAGTCTCTTCTAATACTCTTCAGGTTTTGAGGCCTGTTGCGTTCATTTTcgtttctttatatataaattttgtctAAAATGTATAACTATTAACTATCCATTTCTCCTTCAATAGGTTCTCTCCTTTGTTCCTAAGGTTAAACTCACTTCCTTATGTAACTTGGAGTTGCTACAAGTAGAAATGAAACCTCTTACAACTGGATTAGACTTGAAACTGCATATGTTCAATAAAGAAGGTTCTGGAATTCATTTGAAGAAAACTAAATTCATACCTGCTGGAGTAGTGGAATTTTTGCTTCAAAACTCACCTTTAGCAaagattaacataaaaaataatgatgatTAAGGTGAAATGTGCTTTCAactttttaaatagattttgtTTCACTTTGGTCTTTTGcctttttgtttttggatttgcTTCCATTTTTCTTGATGTTGTACTTGTCTAGTAAAATGAAAATGTCCTACTTGTTTGAGTTCATATAACGATAGTAATCTGAATTTGTGCGGATGTTAATACAAGTTCTCAATGGTGATACTTTTTGAGTCGAAACTAGAACCAAGATCACAGTAGAATAGATGATAATGTTATAGATGTTGGATTTTGCAGAAATGGCACAGTGGAGATTCAAAATCTAGAAGAATTTTATACGTAGAAGTTTTGTCAATAGATTGGAATCAAGAAATTCCTTGAAGTGTGAAGAAATCTTTCCACTACCTAGATAACatgtaaaaatttatttattttaccgCATTCTGCTATATTATAGTTCCTATTTTATTTCATGTATTCGACTTTCAAGGGGATTTATTTATTGGAATTGTTTGGGTCATCTGTTTGATCCTTCTATATTTAATTTAGAGAGCATTCTATATGATGTGGATTAGAATCTCATATCCAACTATTTGGATGTTATATCAATATACAGGTTTAGTTGACCTAACTCTTCTATCTCTTTAGTATGTTGTCAATTGAACGAGAAAATTTATTAGTCGT
It encodes:
- the LOC11413163 gene encoding F-box/LRR-repeat protein At4g14096; translation: MNIENKEDRLTDLPDSILHHILSLLDTKEAFQTCILSKRWKNLPNHIPTLRLSSTGFNSFDCFIKLLTQILSLRDDSTALHSLDFYRPQDFVDPEILESMVNYAISHNVQLLRISVSCDIQQLQSSLFSSQTLTSLDLSIHYYIHHWKILFPSSLNLPALTTLTLTGFYFRSDNNGCAEPFSSLNKLNTLIIRNLRFLKGQSLCISSTTLVNLTIYGYYLYNKYKSKIMLSAPYLSTFAFTGTPNQTLCVSHPCSITHLYIDVEDISWVEEDSATLLSWLLELANIKSLTVSSNTLQVLSFVPKVKLTSLCNLELLQVEMKPLTTGLDLKLHMFNKEGSGIHLKKTKFIPAGVVEFLLQNSPLAKINIKNNDD